One window of the Deinococcus aerius genome contains the following:
- a CDS encoding aminopeptidase has translation MQTTDSGLPVIYDPLPHAALLADYCLSAGAGERLLVAAGTEAVPLVREVTRALLSRGARPVVRLEYPGQDDDFANLAADAVLDQAHPADLSDVEALDGSLRILTPEAGTSADASRRARLTAARAPVAAIRSRKKWSLTLYPTAHAAEQAGMTGAEFGAFVMRAMFLDRPDPVAAWGEVREMQARLIERLTRADTVRIEAPGTDLTLRVGGRSWANSDGKRNMPSGEVFTGPLEDSAEGVVTFTVPAEYGGRVVRGARLVFRAGEVVEASAEEGEDVLRAALTTDPGARRLGELGIGTNYGIQTPTGNILFDEKIGGTVHLALGRSYPETGGVNKSAIHWDLITDLRAGGRLSLDGQTMQEGGLFVG, from the coding sequence GTGCAGACCACTGACTCCGGCCTCCCCGTGATCTACGACCCCCTGCCCCACGCCGCCCTGCTCGCCGACTATTGCCTGAGCGCGGGGGCGGGCGAGCGGCTGCTCGTCGCGGCGGGCACCGAGGCGGTCCCCCTCGTGCGCGAGGTGACCCGCGCCCTGCTGTCGCGCGGTGCCCGCCCGGTGGTGCGCCTGGAGTACCCCGGACAGGATGACGACTTCGCCAACCTTGCCGCCGACGCGGTGCTCGACCAGGCCCACCCCGCCGACCTCTCGGACGTGGAGGCGCTCGACGGCAGCCTGCGGATTCTGACGCCGGAGGCGGGCACGAGTGCGGACGCCTCGCGCCGCGCACGCCTGACCGCCGCCCGCGCCCCGGTCGCGGCCATCCGCAGCCGGAAGAAGTGGAGCCTGACCCTCTACCCCACCGCGCACGCCGCCGAGCAGGCGGGGATGACGGGGGCCGAGTTCGGGGCCTTTGTCATGCGCGCGATGTTCCTCGACCGCCCCGACCCGGTGGCCGCCTGGGGCGAGGTGCGCGAGATGCAGGCCCGGCTAATTGAGCGGCTGACCCGGGCCGACACGGTACGGATCGAGGCGCCCGGCACCGACCTCACCCTGCGCGTGGGGGGCCGCAGTTGGGCGAACAGCGACGGCAAGCGCAACATGCCGAGCGGTGAGGTCTTTACCGGGCCGCTGGAGGACAGCGCCGAGGGCGTGGTGACCTTCACCGTCCCGGCGGAATACGGCGGGCGGGTGGTGCGCGGCGCCCGCCTCGTCTTCCGCGCGGGCGAGGTCGTGGAGGCGAGCGCCGAGGAGGGGGAGGACGTGCTGCGCGCGGCGCTGACCACCGACCCCGGCGCGCGGCGGCTGGGGGAACTCGGCATCGGCACGAACTACGGCATCCAGACGCCCACGGGCAACATCCTCTTCGACGAGAAGATCGGGGGCACCGTCCACCTCGCCCTGGGCCGCTCCTACCCCGAGACGGGCGGCGTGAACAAAAGCGCGATCCACTGGGACCTCATCACGGACCTGAGGGCGGGCGGGCGCCTGAGCCTGGACGGGCAAACCATGCAGGAGGGGGGGCTGTTCGTCGGGTGA
- a CDS encoding glycerophosphodiester phosphodiesterase, producing the protein MPDMPQPLLLGHRGSPRQHRENTLPSFQAALDAGLDGVELDVRRLADGTLVVHHDERLFDGRRLADLTLRQLAPHPVPTLGEVLEWAADTGASLNVELKYESVRPDDRVARTAEGLRRHGLVGSTVVSSFNPLFLAALRSAAPEIERGLLFDRWPGVMPRVARLLDVQALHPHHSLVTPGLMDLARGRGWRVNVWTVNDVDLARHLVGLGAAGLIGDVPEVLLAAR; encoded by the coding sequence ATGCCCGACATGCCCCAACCCCTGCTGCTCGGCCACCGCGGCTCGCCCCGCCAGCACCGCGAGAACACGCTGCCCAGTTTCCAGGCCGCCCTGGATGCGGGCCTGGACGGCGTGGAACTCGACGTGCGCCGCCTCGCGGACGGCACGCTGGTCGTCCATCACGACGAGCGGCTGTTCGACGGGCGCCGCCTGGCGGACCTGACCCTCCGGCAACTCGCCCCCCATCCCGTGCCGACGCTGGGGGAGGTTCTGGAGTGGGCGGCGGACACGGGCGCCTCCCTCAACGTCGAACTCAAGTACGAGTCGGTGCGGCCCGACGACCGGGTGGCGCGCACCGCCGAGGGGCTGAGGCGGCACGGGCTGGTGGGCTCCACCGTCGTGTCGAGCTTCAACCCGCTCTTCCTCGCCGCCCTGCGAAGCGCGGCCCCGGAGATCGAGCGCGGATTGCTCTTCGACCGGTGGCCGGGAGTGATGCCCCGGGTGGCCCGGCTCCTCGACGTGCAGGCCCTCCACCCGCACCATTCCCTCGTGACGCCGGGGCTGATGGACCTGGCCCGCGGGCGCGGCTGGCGCGTCAACGTCTGGACGGTGAACGACGTGGATCTGGCGCGGCACCTGGTCGGGCTGGGGGCAGCCGGGTTGATCGGGGACGTGCCGGAGGTCCTGCTTGCAGCCCGCTGA
- a CDS encoding DEAD/DEAH box helicase: protein MRLERVPPAFFSMPAVSAALGMSPKAVGEVELTRTRFGFKGQSQVKEDGRIYRQSFLLNEAGIFTGGECGCGRKGCPHLARVLLSPALERALEGAGGEAQEAVPAGAPVSPGEEDAPLPPLASPLRAWLSVAADLGGPAARREEQETLRFDLNLALRSRSGREVLALQVRRAAERRGELRAGPTFPLPHTLRWAGGLTDPKGLPRYARPDRDLLHLLALGAESGVQGGEETWFLGTHPLTDTLLARLLDSGRLYWAGGREPLRPGPERQVSYDWEMDKGGVQRPAVSLPEGVRVLPVSPRWYVGEGLLGRVTSVLPPALENAFLGVPPVPPAQAASFAQALRETFPDLGDALPTPKPVRTVRTPLEYQPVLTLREEAVEVSRQQGWRRANAVERLGVARLSHLYDGKPLEAPRQHYENGILHLASRDPAAEKRASGQVTRTGLRRLQSLQPRGDHIRHPEANALYAFPQEGDWQRFLTEEIPRLEARGFRVDIDPSFPYRFASIEDWYGEAEEEGGWFTLELGVVVDGERHSLIPILVSLIAEHPDLFTPEALAALGDEDILSARLPDGRRLPLPAGRVRAILSVLVELHLRDLPPGPLKLPLLDAARLAMLDEALHARWLGADRLLELGRRLRNFAGVREVPPPAGLNADLRPYQRQGLNWLQFLREYDLGGILADDMGLGKTAQTLAHLQTEKEAGRADRPSLVVAPTSVIGNWRAEAARFTPGLKVLTLHGPHRKADFARIPDHDLVLSTYPLLPRDVDRLREHEFHLLVLDEAQNIKNPKSAAAKAAGALKARHRLTLTGTPLENHLGELWSQFNFLTPGLLHDEKTFRELYRVPVEKQGDRARQAALAARVKPFILRREKRDVAHELPPKTEIPVRVTLDGDQRDLYETVRVTMLERVREELDARGLARSTVAILDALLKLRQAVTDPRLVKLDAARKVKGSAKLDWLMQNLPQMVEEGRRVLIFSQFASLLGLLEETLTDLSIGYAKLTGQTKNRVAQIERFQGGEVPVFLISLKAGGVGLNLTAADTVIHLDPWWNPAAEAQATDRAYRIGQDKPVFVYKLIAAGSVEERILDLQNRKAALARGVLDGGLTSATQLTTGDLERLFAPLEEDEPEPVPG from the coding sequence ATGCGGCTGGAGCGCGTGCCCCCCGCCTTCTTCTCCATGCCCGCCGTCAGCGCGGCGCTCGGCATGAGCCCCAAGGCCGTCGGTGAGGTGGAACTCACCCGCACCCGCTTCGGGTTCAAGGGGCAGTCGCAGGTGAAGGAGGACGGCCGCATCTACCGCCAGAGCTTCCTGCTGAACGAGGCGGGGATTTTTACCGGCGGCGAGTGCGGCTGCGGGCGCAAGGGCTGCCCCCACCTCGCCCGCGTCCTGCTGAGCCCGGCGCTGGAACGGGCGCTGGAGGGGGCGGGGGGAGAGGCCCAGGAGGCTGTCCCGGCCGGGGCGCCCGTCTCTCCCGGGGAGGAGGACGCTCCGCTGCCCCCGCTGGCGAGTCCGCTGCGGGCCTGGCTCAGTGTGGCGGCGGACCTGGGAGGTCCGGCTGCTCGGCGCGAGGAGCAGGAAACCCTGCGCTTCGACCTGAATCTCGCCCTGCGCTCCCGCTCCGGCCGCGAGGTCCTCGCCTTGCAGGTGCGCCGCGCGGCTGAGCGCCGCGGAGAACTGCGGGCGGGTCCCACCTTCCCCCTGCCGCACACCCTGCGCTGGGCGGGGGGCCTGACCGACCCCAAGGGACTGCCCCGCTACGCCCGCCCCGACCGAGACCTGCTCCACCTCCTCGCGCTGGGGGCCGAGAGCGGCGTGCAGGGCGGCGAGGAGACGTGGTTCCTGGGCACGCATCCCCTCACCGACACGCTGCTGGCGCGGCTGCTGGACTCCGGGCGGCTGTACTGGGCGGGAGGGCGCGAGCCGCTCCGTCCCGGCCCCGAGCGGCAGGTCAGCTACGACTGGGAGATGGACAAGGGCGGCGTGCAGCGGCCTGCGGTCAGCCTGCCGGAGGGGGTGCGCGTCCTTCCCGTCTCGCCCCGCTGGTATGTGGGGGAGGGGTTGCTGGGCCGCGTCACCTCGGTGCTGCCCCCGGCGCTGGAGAATGCCTTTCTGGGGGTGCCCCCGGTGCCCCCCGCCCAGGCCGCCAGCTTCGCGCAGGCGCTGCGGGAGACCTTCCCGGACCTGGGGGACGCGCTGCCCACCCCGAAACCCGTCCGCACCGTCCGCACGCCCCTGGAGTACCAGCCCGTCCTGACCCTGCGCGAGGAGGCGGTGGAGGTCAGCCGTCAGCAGGGGTGGCGGCGGGCGAACGCGGTGGAGCGCCTCGGAGTCGCCCGCCTCAGCCACCTCTACGACGGCAAACCGCTGGAGGCCCCGCGCCAGCACTACGAGAACGGCATTCTCCACCTCGCCTCCCGCGACCCCGCCGCCGAGAAACGGGCGAGCGGGCAGGTCACCCGGACGGGCCTCAGGCGCCTCCAGTCCCTGCAACCGCGCGGCGACCACATCCGGCATCCTGAGGCGAACGCCTTGTATGCCTTCCCGCAGGAGGGCGACTGGCAACGCTTCCTGACCGAAGAAATCCCGAGGCTGGAGGCCAGGGGCTTCCGGGTCGATATAGACCCCTCCTTCCCCTACCGCTTCGCCTCCATCGAGGACTGGTACGGCGAGGCCGAGGAGGAGGGCGGCTGGTTCACCCTCGAACTCGGGGTGGTCGTGGACGGCGAGCGCCACAGCCTGATCCCCATTCTCGTCTCCCTGATCGCCGAGCACCCCGACCTCTTCACGCCCGAGGCCCTGGCCGCGCTGGGGGACGAGGACATCCTCAGCGCGCGGCTTCCCGATGGCCGCCGATTGCCGCTCCCCGCCGGACGGGTGCGGGCGATCCTCAGTGTCCTCGTCGAACTGCACCTGCGCGACCTGCCGCCCGGACCGCTGAAGCTGCCCCTCCTCGACGCCGCCCGCCTGGCGATGCTCGACGAGGCGCTGCACGCGCGCTGGCTGGGGGCGGACCGTCTGCTCGAACTCGGGCGCCGCCTGCGGAACTTCGCGGGCGTGAGGGAGGTTCCGCCCCCCGCCGGGCTGAACGCCGACCTGCGCCCCTACCAGCGGCAGGGCCTGAACTGGCTGCAATTCCTGCGCGAGTACGACCTGGGCGGGATTCTGGCGGACGATATGGGGCTTGGCAAGACGGCTCAAACTCTCGCCCACCTCCAGACCGAGAAGGAGGCGGGCCGCGCCGACCGCCCCAGCCTCGTGGTCGCCCCGACGAGTGTGATCGGCAACTGGCGCGCGGAGGCCGCCCGCTTCACGCCGGGCCTGAAGGTACTGACGCTGCACGGGCCGCACCGCAAGGCCGACTTCGCCCGTATTCCCGACCACGACCTCGTCCTCTCGACCTATCCGCTCTTGCCCCGCGACGTGGACCGCCTGCGCGAGCATGAGTTCCACCTCCTCGTTCTCGACGAGGCGCAGAACATCAAGAATCCGAAGAGCGCCGCCGCGAAGGCCGCTGGAGCCCTCAAAGCCCGTCACCGCCTCACCCTGACCGGCACGCCGCTGGAGAACCACCTCGGCGAGCTGTGGTCGCAGTTCAATTTCCTGACGCCGGGGCTGCTGCACGACGAGAAGACCTTCCGCGAGCTGTACCGCGTGCCCGTCGAGAAACAGGGGGACCGCGCCCGGCAGGCCGCCCTCGCCGCCCGGGTGAAACCCTTCATCCTGCGCCGGGAGAAGCGCGACGTGGCGCACGAGTTGCCGCCCAAGACCGAGATTCCCGTCCGCGTGACGCTCGACGGCGACCAGCGCGACCTCTACGAGACGGTGCGGGTGACCATGCTCGAACGGGTGCGCGAGGAACTCGACGCCCGGGGCCTGGCCCGCTCCACCGTCGCCATCCTCGACGCGCTGCTCAAGCTGCGGCAGGCGGTGACCGACCCGCGGCTGGTGAAGCTCGACGCCGCCCGCAAGGTGAAGGGCAGCGCCAAGCTCGACTGGCTGATGCAGAACCTCCCCCAGATGGTCGAGGAGGGCCGCCGCGTCCTGATCTTCTCCCAGTTCGCCTCCCTGCTCGGCCTGTTGGAGGAGACGCTAACGGACCTGAGCATCGGGTACGCCAAGCTGACCGGGCAGACGAAGAACCGCGTGGCGCAGATCGAGCGCTTCCAGGGGGGCGAGGTGCCCGTCTTCCTGATCAGCCTCAAGGCCGGGGGCGTGGGCCTGAACCTCACCGCCGCCGATACGGTGATCCACCTCGATCCCTGGTGGAACCCCGCCGCAGAAGCGCAGGCGACCGACCGTGCCTACCGCATCGGGCAGGACAAACCCGTCTTCGTCTACAAGCTGATCGCGGCGGGCAGCGTGGAGGAGCGGATTCTCGACCTCCAGAACCGCAAAGCGGCGCTGGCAAGGGGCGTGCTCGACGGCGGCCTGACGAGCGCCACGCAACTGACGACGGGGGACCTGGAACGCCTGTTCGCGCCGCTGGAGGAGGATGAGCCGGAGCCCGTGCCGGGCTGA
- a CDS encoding C39 family peptidase, giving the protein MSVLRPLLLAALLGGAQAAPAGYVLSGMPLVHQTYNACGPASITQVLGYFGINVSLSDVSRLTRPTERSYMTAQAIVDFAPKVGMEARLYRGGSLQTVRAAIRARLPLIALQSHITATQVIPHWRVVTGYDDTRREVYLMDPLLGYVLMSYADFTRVWADHQGEFAVMYPPEWRGTVRKVIG; this is encoded by the coding sequence GTGAGTGTCCTGCGTCCCCTCCTTCTCGCCGCGCTGCTCGGCGGCGCACAGGCCGCCCCCGCCGGGTATGTCCTCTCCGGGATGCCGCTGGTGCACCAGACCTATAACGCCTGCGGCCCGGCGAGCATCACGCAGGTCCTGGGCTACTTCGGCATCAACGTCAGCCTCTCCGACGTGAGCCGCCTGACCCGCCCCACCGAGCGGTCCTACATGACGGCGCAGGCCATCGTGGACTTCGCCCCGAAGGTCGGGATGGAGGCGCGGCTGTACCGCGGCGGCTCGCTCCAGACGGTGCGCGCGGCCATTCGGGCCCGGCTGCCGCTGATCGCCCTGCAATCGCACATCACCGCCACCCAGGTCATTCCCCACTGGCGGGTCGTGACCGGCTACGACGACACCCGGCGGGAGGTCTACCTGATGGACCCCCTCCTGGGCTACGTCCTGATGAGCTACGCCGACTTCACCCGCGTCTGGGCCGACCACCAGGGGGAGTTCGCCGTGATGTACCCGCCCGAGTGGAGGGGAACGGTGCGAAAGGTGATCGGGTAG
- the purU gene encoding formyltetrahydrofolate deformylase has product MTAPSPKLDPLNTAVLTITCPDRGGIVAAVSQFLHNHGANIIHSDQHSTDPSGGTFFMRMEFHLEGLDLAREPFERAFANVVAGPFSMDWRLSYTTEPKRMAILVSKYDHCFLDLLWRKRRGELNVEIPLVLSNHEDLRRDAEMFGIPYHVVPVTKENKAEAEAEQVRLMQEAGADFAVLARYMQILSGDFLSSFGRPVINIHHSFLPAFVGANPYRAAFQRGVKLIGATSHYVTEELDAGPIIAQDVVPVTHRETPETLMRLGRDVERQVLARAVKAHIEDRVLVHGNKTVVF; this is encoded by the coding sequence ATGACGGCCCCCTCTCCCAAACTCGATCCCCTGAACACCGCCGTGCTGACCATTACCTGCCCGGACCGGGGCGGCATTGTGGCGGCTGTGTCGCAGTTCCTGCACAACCACGGCGCCAACATCATCCACTCGGACCAGCATTCCACCGACCCCTCGGGCGGCACCTTTTTCATGCGGATGGAGTTTCACCTGGAGGGCCTGGACCTCGCCCGCGAGCCCTTCGAGCGGGCCTTTGCCAACGTGGTCGCCGGTCCCTTCAGTATGGACTGGCGGCTGAGCTACACCACCGAGCCCAAGCGTATGGCGATCCTGGTGAGCAAATACGACCACTGCTTCCTCGATCTGCTCTGGCGCAAGCGGCGGGGGGAGCTGAACGTGGAAATCCCCTTGGTCCTCAGCAACCACGAGGACCTGCGCCGCGACGCGGAGATGTTCGGCATTCCTTACCACGTCGTCCCCGTCACGAAGGAGAACAAGGCCGAGGCCGAGGCCGAGCAGGTCCGGCTGATGCAGGAGGCGGGGGCGGACTTCGCGGTCCTCGCGCGCTATATGCAGATTCTCAGCGGCGACTTCCTGAGCAGCTTCGGGCGGCCCGTCATCAACATCCACCACTCGTTCCTGCCCGCCTTCGTGGGGGCCAATCCCTACCGCGCGGCCTTCCAGCGCGGCGTGAAGCTTATCGGCGCGACGAGTCACTACGTCACCGAGGAACTCGACGCCGGGCCGATCATCGCGCAGGACGTGGTGCCGGTGACCCACCGCGAGACGCCGGAGACGCTGATGCGCCTGGGCCGCGATGTGGAGCGCCAAGTTCTCGCCCGCGCGGTGAAGGCCCACATTGAGGACCGCGTGCTGGTGCATGGGAACAAGACGGTGGTGTTCTAA
- a CDS encoding M42 family metallopeptidase — MSAAENAMITHLRHLVSLTGPSGSEEDVGRAVFRAASGLADRVEVDSFGNVIAVREALAEDARRLILATHLDEVGFRVRHIGPDGFLRLEKVGGTDDRILPAQRVWVRTEKDRLLGVIGTKSAHLLTDTDRQRVVLYPELYVDIGARSADEAAGMGVRVGDPVGFVGDLAELGRGSGRYTGHALDDRAGCAVLLALLERYRDEPPPVTLIVAFTVQEEVGLRGAMAVARAFDADVALALDMTAADDTPEVNGGHLRLGQGPTIKVMDFSTLAHPAVRRGLLAAAQEGGIDVQHELLRGIGTDAGALQHVGQGIPAGAVSVANRYTHSPVEVLDERDLEGALGLLHQFVQLLPELDLRFMALDEE, encoded by the coding sequence ATGTCAGCCGCCGAGAACGCCATGATCACCCACCTGCGCCACCTCGTCAGTCTGACTGGCCCCAGCGGCTCCGAGGAGGACGTGGGGCGCGCCGTGTTCCGCGCCGCCTCCGGGCTGGCCGACCGGGTGGAGGTGGATTCTTTCGGCAACGTGATCGCCGTGCGCGAGGCTTTGGCCGAGGACGCCCGGCGCCTGATCCTCGCCACCCACCTGGACGAGGTGGGGTTCCGGGTGCGGCACATCGGCCCCGACGGCTTCCTGCGGCTGGAAAAGGTCGGCGGGACGGACGACCGCATCCTGCCTGCCCAGCGGGTCTGGGTCCGCACGGAGAAGGACCGACTTCTGGGCGTGATCGGCACCAAGAGCGCCCACCTGCTGACCGACACCGACCGTCAGCGCGTCGTGCTGTACCCCGAGCTGTACGTGGACATTGGTGCGCGGAGCGCCGACGAGGCGGCGGGCATGGGCGTGCGTGTCGGCGATCCCGTCGGCTTTGTCGGCGACCTCGCGGAGCTGGGGCGGGGCAGCGGGCGCTACACCGGGCACGCGCTGGACGACCGGGCCGGGTGCGCCGTACTCCTCGCCCTGCTGGAGCGGTACCGCGACGAGCCGCCCCCCGTGACCCTGATCGTCGCCTTCACCGTGCAGGAGGAGGTGGGCCTGCGGGGCGCCATGGCCGTCGCCCGCGCCTTTGATGCGGACGTGGCCCTCGCGCTCGACATGACGGCCGCCGACGACACGCCCGAGGTGAACGGCGGGCACTTGAGACTGGGACAGGGCCCCACCATCAAGGTGATGGACTTCTCGACGCTGGCCCACCCCGCCGTTCGCCGCGGCCTGCTCGCTGCCGCGCAAGAAGGAGGTATCGACGTTCAGCACGAACTCCTGCGGGGCATCGGGACGGACGCCGGGGCCTTGCAGCACGTGGGACAGGGGATTCCGGCGGGCGCCGTGTCCGTTGCCAACCGCTACACCCACAGCCCGGTCGAGGTGCTGGACGAACGGGACCTGGAGGGGGCGCTGGGGCTGCTACACCAGTTCGTGCAGTTGCTGCCTGAGCTTGACCTGCGATTTATGGCGTTGGACGAGGAGTAG
- the rsr gene encoding RNA-binding protein Rsr, giving the protein MKNYLKAISTKHVTQRERLPGRRDQVRNHAGGFVFEVSEETRFLRFLILGTEGGTFYADERAQTKLETEFVQLFAALHGLRAVELIVDVAERNRAPKPGPSLLALAAVAKLGDLEARKAAWNALPRVARTGTHLFHFLAFVQEFGGWGRLTREGVANLYLNAPVDKLALWAVKYKARDGWTHADALRLAHPKTDDVRRNAVFKFMVDGVLGEGEATDEALRLIWGHLLALGAATDADAAALMREYRLPIEAVPTHVRGAEVYRTALETNGLTWTLRNLGNLARVGLLVPGNWDVISRVVERVTNEEGLRKGRIHPIDVLKALLVYRAGRGVRGGGEWKVVPQVVDALDRAFALAFGAVEPAGKRFVLGLDVSGSMDAGVVAGVPGLTPRLGTAAMSLVTARTEPGYTALAFSAASGGYGGQWGGGEPGLTPLTFSARTRLDDAVDAMRRVPMGGTDCALPMLWATRNKVEADVFVVYTDNETWAGRVQPVVALREYREKMGIPARLIVVGMTATRFSIADPTDAGMLDLVGFDTAAPGVMTEFAAGRF; this is encoded by the coding sequence ATGAAGAACTACCTCAAGGCGATTTCGACAAAGCACGTCACCCAGCGCGAGCGCCTCCCCGGGCGGCGCGATCAGGTTCGCAACCACGCGGGCGGCTTCGTGTTCGAGGTGAGCGAGGAGACGCGCTTCCTGCGCTTCCTGATCCTCGGAACCGAGGGCGGCACGTTCTACGCGGACGAGCGAGCGCAGACGAAGCTCGAAACCGAGTTCGTCCAGCTCTTCGCCGCCCTGCATGGCCTGCGCGCCGTGGAGCTGATCGTGGACGTGGCGGAGCGGAACCGCGCCCCCAAGCCGGGTCCCTCGCTGCTCGCGCTCGCGGCGGTCGCCAAGCTGGGTGACCTGGAGGCCCGCAAGGCCGCCTGGAACGCGCTGCCCCGGGTGGCGCGCACAGGCACGCACCTCTTCCACTTCCTGGCCTTCGTGCAGGAGTTCGGGGGCTGGGGCCGCCTGACCCGCGAGGGCGTGGCGAACCTGTACCTGAACGCCCCGGTGGACAAGCTGGCGCTGTGGGCCGTGAAGTACAAGGCCCGCGACGGCTGGACCCACGCCGACGCCCTGCGCCTGGCGCACCCCAAGACCGACGACGTGCGCCGCAACGCGGTGTTCAAGTTCATGGTGGACGGCGTGCTGGGGGAGGGCGAGGCGACCGACGAGGCGCTGCGCCTGATCTGGGGTCATCTGCTGGCCCTGGGGGCGGCGACCGACGCGGATGCCGCGGCCCTGATGCGCGAGTACCGCCTGCCCATCGAGGCCGTGCCCACCCACGTGCGCGGCGCGGAGGTGTACCGCACGGCGCTGGAGACGAACGGCCTGACCTGGACCCTTCGCAACCTCGGCAACCTCGCCCGGGTCGGCCTGCTTGTCCCGGGTAACTGGGACGTGATCTCGCGGGTCGTGGAGCGGGTGACGAACGAGGAGGGGCTGCGGAAGGGCCGTATCCACCCCATTGACGTGCTCAAGGCGCTGCTCGTGTACCGCGCGGGTCGCGGCGTGCGGGGCGGCGGCGAGTGGAAGGTCGTCCCGCAGGTCGTGGACGCGCTCGACCGGGCGTTCGCGCTCGCCTTCGGGGCGGTGGAACCCGCGGGCAAGCGGTTCGTGCTGGGCCTCGACGTGTCGGGCTCGATGGACGCGGGCGTGGTGGCGGGTGTGCCCGGCCTGACCCCGCGCCTGGGCACGGCGGCGATGAGCCTGGTGACGGCGCGCACCGAGCCGGGGTACACGGCGCTCGCGTTCTCGGCGGCCTCGGGCGGCTACGGCGGGCAGTGGGGCGGCGGCGAGCCCGGCCTGACGCCCCTGACCTTCTCGGCCCGCACCCGGCTCGACGACGCGGTGGATGCCATGCGCCGCGTGCCGATGGGCGGCACCGACTGCGCGCTGCCGATGCTGTGGGCGACGCGCAACAAGGTCGAGGCCGACGTGTTCGTGGTCTACACGGACAACGAGACCTGGGCGGGCCGGGTGCAGCCGGTCGTCGCGCTGCGCGAGTACCGCGAGAAGATGGGGATTCCCGCGCGCCTGATCGTCGTCGGCATGACTGCCACGCGCTTCAGCATCGCCGACCCCACCGACGCGGGTATGCTCGACCTCGTGGGCTTCGACACGGCGGCCCCGGGCGTGATGACGGAGTTCGCGGCGGGCCGGTTCTGA
- a CDS encoding ABC transporter substrate-binding protein, with amino-acid sequence MKRLMLTLALAGTASAQTVTVDFWHSFGDAKRAGWIQARADEYNKAHPGVKVVPAYKGGYNDSLQATILAARQGKPPALVQIFEVGSQLALDSGAFQPVSGIKAVDFSDYIKPVINYYTIGGKVNSLPFNSSSPVLYFNKNLMQKAGLDPKRPPTTYGALLKACEKIKAANIDAKCMTAAVYGWFVEQWMSEQGALLVNNGNGRQGRATASNLDSAAARRIFQFFKDVNDKGYYTYTGKLADTDGSNAIFNNQKAVFNLNSTADIGNVNDAAKKAGFGLGIGVLPIPDGVKRNGVVIGGASLWIAKNISPAQAQAALDFALYMTNTKNMADWHKLTGYYPVRNSSIALLRSQGWFTQTPLQLVAFNQLLATKPNLASAGALNGTAIQTRQIIEQGIQKVLGGQSVDAALKDTKAQVDAALREYNQNFR; translated from the coding sequence ATGAAACGACTCATGCTCACGCTCGCGCTGGCTGGAACGGCCTCGGCCCAGACGGTGACGGTGGACTTCTGGCACTCGTTCGGCGACGCCAAGCGCGCGGGCTGGATTCAGGCCCGGGCTGACGAGTACAACAAGGCCCACCCCGGGGTGAAGGTCGTGCCCGCCTACAAGGGGGGTTACAACGACTCCCTCCAGGCGACCATCCTCGCCGCGCGGCAGGGCAAGCCGCCCGCCCTCGTTCAGATCTTCGAGGTCGGCAGCCAGCTCGCGCTGGACTCGGGGGCCTTCCAGCCGGTGAGCGGGATCAAGGCGGTGGACTTCAGCGACTACATCAAGCCGGTGATCAACTACTACACCATCGGCGGCAAGGTGAACTCGCTGCCCTTCAACTCGTCGAGCCCGGTGCTGTACTTCAACAAGAACCTGATGCAGAAAGCAGGGCTGGACCCCAAGCGGCCCCCCACGACGTACGGCGCGCTCCTCAAGGCCTGCGAGAAGATCAAGGCCGCGAATATCGACGCCAAGTGCATGACGGCGGCGGTGTACGGCTGGTTCGTGGAGCAGTGGATGAGCGAGCAGGGCGCCCTGCTCGTGAACAACGGCAACGGGCGCCAGGGCCGCGCGACCGCGAGCAACCTGGACAGCGCCGCCGCCCGCCGCATCTTCCAGTTCTTCAAGGATGTGAACGACAAGGGCTACTACACCTACACCGGGAAGCTGGCGGACACTGACGGCAGCAACGCGATCTTCAACAACCAGAAGGCCGTGTTCAACCTCAACTCCACCGCCGACATCGGCAACGTGAACGACGCGGCGAAGAAGGCGGGGTTTGGGTTGGGAATCGGCGTGCTGCCCATCCCCGACGGGGTGAAGCGCAACGGGGTGGTGATCGGCGGGGCCAGCCTGTGGATCGCCAAGAACATCAGCCCGGCTCAGGCACAGGCGGCGCTCGACTTCGCGCTGTACATGACGAACACGAAGAACATGGCCGACTGGCACAAGCTCACCGGCTACTACCCGGTGCGGAACTCCTCCATCGCGCTGCTGCGGTCGCAGGGGTGGTTTACCCAGACACCGCTGCAACTCGTGGCCTTTAACCAACTGCTGGCGACCAAGCCGAACCTCGCCTCGGCGGGGGCGCTGAACGGCACGGCCATTCAGACGCGCCAGATCATCGAACAGGGCATCCAGAAGGTGCTGGGTGGGCAGAGCGTGGACGCCGCGCTGAAGGACACCAAGGCGCAGGTGGACGCCGCCCTGCGCGAGTACAACCAGAACTTCCGCTGA